The following coding sequences lie in one Arachis hypogaea cultivar Tifrunner chromosome 9, arahy.Tifrunner.gnm2.J5K5, whole genome shotgun sequence genomic window:
- the LOC112710714 gene encoding uncharacterized protein has product MTLDTFLETNGIHVEGEEEHSGANANEVGDDDDDDFSDDEDYVGEYEDEVLHGDDNHLMETNNVKDTPKTRRTRGKTRCAKIHARSWEEREEVTFYEGQAVGPTPRRVKDLTYFIGTMGRNSDFITLMYTSWKAVPLKVKKRIWKYINSKFILPKEGKGWVMTGVREAWKGYKTRIKGKHFERYNNIEDMLKNRPLDIPEVQFQKLIAYWSIPSVKALSRLNSENRKKQQHQHRMGPISFARVRNEMREMNENKEDPSQVDVFVATRTGRKGKELDSGTQTVISLQSQFPLEEDSS; this is encoded by the exons ATGACACTTGATACATTTTTGGAGACAAATGGGATTCATGTGGAAGGAGAGGAGGAACATAGTGGAGCAAATGCTAATGAAGttggagatgatgatgatgatgatttctcGGATGATGAGGACTATGttggtgaatatgaagatgaagtTCTTCATGGTGATGACAATCACCTTATGGAAACTAACAATGTTAAAG ATACTCCAAAGACTAGAAGGACACGAGGAAAAACAAGGTGTGCTAAAATCCATGCAAGAAGTtgggaagaaagagaagaggtGACTTTTTATGAAGGACAAGCAGTAGGACCAACTCCAAGAAGAGTGAAGGATTTAACTTACTTTATTGGAACAATGGGAAGGAATAGCGATTTCATAACATTGATGTACACTAGTTGGAAAGCTGTGCCCCTCAAAGTCAAAAAGCGCATATGGAAATATATTAAT TCAAAGTTCATTCTTCCAAAAGAGGGGAAAGGGTGGGTGATGACTGGTGTTCGAGAAGCTTGGAAAGGTTAcaaaacaagaatcaagggaAAGCATTTTGAGAGATATAACAACATTGAAGATATGCTGAAAAATCGCCCTTTAGATATTCCAGAAGTTCAATTTCAAAAGTTAATTGCATATTGGAGTATTCCTTCTGTTAAG GCTCTATCTCGTTTAAATTCTGAAAATCGTAAAAAGCAACAACATCAACATCGAATGGGACCTATAAGTTTTGCAAGAGTGCGTAATGAAATg CGTGAAATGAATGAGAACAAAGAAGACCCATCACAGGTTGATGTGTTTGTTGCAACTCGAACTGGACGAAAAGGAAAAGAGCTTGATTCAGGAACACAAACTGTTATT AGCCTTCAAAGTCAATTTCCCCTGGAGGAGGATTCTTCTTGA
- the LOC140175090 gene encoding uncharacterized protein, with protein MHIEKNIVDSILGTLLDISRKTKDHLNARYDLKEIGIRKNLHPKEIRGHRKVKFAKACFSMTKAEKSIFCDVLKKAKLPDGAASNISRCVNLAERKVSGYKTHDAHFMLYYLLQIPIKSILPDSVAIPLIRLGSFFHQLCQKVITLEEINQLEAEIVITLCQLERIFPPLFFDIMMHLPIHLANEVRLGGPVQFRWMYPPERYMCTLKSYVRNRSRPEGSIAEAYLVDECLTFCSRYLHDGVQIKLNRIPRNNDANDFEAEIPHSFPILFPKKGCPLGAKKGEIFSLDDKSRNQAHSYILLNCGKIEDYVREHEADQQGTSWVKAKNHSMNFPSWFKARAMRQNVLDWIKELSRGPNKIAKKYSGYFINGYRFHTRQREARRKTQNSGVTLVALTTSFASANDPNPIRAKVSYYGRINDIIELDYFSNFKVVVFRCDWYETQEDGYGSSYVQFNKKCYQEEPFVLACQVHQCFYVQDPFDQNKHYVMKSIPRDLFSIGDEADVDPQAIYEKEPSDQSMGPSIPNDNGEIDLIRGDLHEVVIDASKGVLLSQEYNTESEDNSEDDIE; from the exons ATGCATATAGAAAAGAATATAGTTGACAGTATTCTTGGAACTCTCTTGGATATATCTAGAAAGACAAAAGACCACCTAAATGCTCGATATGACTTGAAAGAAATAGGCATTCGTAAGAATCTTCATCCAAAAGAAATAAGAGGTCATAGAAAAGTGAAGTTTGCAAAAGCATGTTTCTCCATGACTAAAGCtgagaaatcaattttttgtgaTGTCTTGAAGAAAGCAAAGCTACCTGATGGTGCTGCCTCAAATATTTCTCGATGCGTGAACCTTGCAGAAAGAAAAGTATCAGGTTACAAGACTCATGATGCCCATTTTATGCTGTATTATTTGCTGCAAATTCCCATCAAAAGTATACTTCCAGATTCGGTCGCAATCCCTTTAATTCGGCTTGGCTCTTTTTTTCATCAGTTATGTCAAAAGGTTATCACATTAGAAGAGATAAATCAATTGGAAGCAGAGATTGTGATAACACTATGCCAATTGGAGAGGATTTTTCCTCCTTTATTTTTTGACATAATGATGCATTTGCCTATTCATTTGGCTAATGAAGTGAGACTAGGCGGCCCAGTTCAATTTCGGTGGATGTATCCTCCCGAAAGATACATGTGTACTTTAAAGTCATATGTTCGAAATAGAAGTCGTCCTGAAGGATCTATTGCGGAGGCCTACTTGGTTGATGAGTGTTTAACTTTTTGCTCACGTTATTTACATGATGGTGTTCAAATAAAATTGAATAGAATACCCCGGAATAATGATGCTAATGACTTTGAAGCGGAAATTCCACATTCATTTCCAATTTTGTTTCCTAAGAAAGGCTGTCCATTGGGAGCAAAGAAGGGTGAGATTTTTTCTCTTGACGACAAGTCTCGAAACCAAGCCCATAGCTATATATTATTGAACTGTGGAAAAATTGAAGACTATGTTAG AGAGCATGAGGCTGATCAACAAGGAACAAGTTGGGTGAAAGCTAAGAACCATAGTATGAACTTTCCCTCATGGTTTAAAGCACGTGCCATGCGTCAGAATGTTCTAGATTGGATTAAGGAGCTTTCTAGAGGGCCCAACAAGATTGCAAAAAAATATTCGGGGTATTTTATCAATGGGTATAGATTTCATACTAGGCAACGTGAGGCAAGACGCAAGACGCAAAATAGTGGTGTAACTTTAGTTGCGTTGACTACGAGCTTTGCAAGTGCAAATGATCCAAATCCAATTCGTGCAAAAGTTTCCTACTATGGCAGAATAAATGATATAATTGAGTTAGACTACTTTAGCAATTTTAAGGTTGTAGTGTTTAGATGTGACTGGTATGAGACTCAAGAGGATGGCTATGGCTCTTCGTATGTTCAATTCAACAAAAAATGCTATCAAGAAGAGCCTTTTGTGTTGGCATGTCAAGTACACCAATGTTTCTATGTGCAAGATCCATTTGATCAAAATAAACATTATGTTATGAAGTCAATTCCAAGGGATTTATTTAGCATAGGTGACGAAGCTGATGTTGATCCCCAAGCTATATATGAAAAAGAGCCATCTGACCAGTCAATGGGTCCTTCTATACCCAATGATAATGgtgaaattgatttgattaggGGTGACTTGCACGAAGTTGTTATAGATGCTTCAAAAGGAGTTCTTCTTTCACAAGAATACAACACAGAATCAGAAGATAATTCCGAAGACGACATTGAATGA
- the LOC140175091 gene encoding uncharacterized protein yields the protein MSLPRHSQEFRDGVNRFLDYAYSVGNPQGEEILCPCAKCCNFLWGQRESIYSHLICFGFVKGYTRWVNHGESVIGMDVDTGDTGEIYSCDDIEGLLDERFRNVADVEGEKEGMNEDAKKFYNLVDEASKELYPGCKGFSTLSFTIRLYLLKCLHGWSNASFTSLLELLKEAIPNLNLPSSFNKAKAMVRDLGLDYKKIDACPNDCMLYWKEHENETCCHECGTSRWIEPAVVEGDISSKKAYNIPAKTLRHFPLIPRLQRLFMCSKTAKNMSWHQEECKKDGKLRHPADGQSWKDFDNRHSEFAKEPRNLRLGLASDGFNPFRTMSISHSTWPVILMTYNLPPWMCMKQEYFMLSLLIPGPKSPGNDIDVYLQPLIEELKELWELGSEDVLYGSSYFFARGTSMEN from the exons ATGAGTTTACCAAGACATAGCCAAGAGTTTAGAGATGGCGTCAATAGATTCTTGGACTATGCTTACTCCGTTGGAAATCCTCAAGGAGAGGAAATTCTATGTCCTTGTGCAAAATGTTGCAACTTCCTTTGGGGTCAAAGAGAGTCTATTTATAGCCATTTAATATGCTTTGGATTTGTCAAGGGCTATACACGATGGGTTAATCATGGGGAAAGTGTAATTGGTATGGATGTCGATACTGGTGATACCGGTGAGATTTATTCATGCGATGACATTGAAGGCTTGCTAGACGAAAGGTTTAGGAATGTGGCAGATGTTGAGGGAGAAAAAGAAGGTATGAACGAAGATGCAAAGAAGTTCTATAATTTGGTTGACGAGGCTAGCAAGGAACTATATCCTGGTTGCAAGGGATTTTCTACTTTATCTTTCACCATCCGACTATACTTGTTGAAGTGTCTACATGGATGGAGTAATGCCTCGTTCACTTCCCTCCTGGAGTTGTTGAAAGAGGCTATTCCTAACTTGAATCTCCCTTCTTCTTTCAACAAAGCCAAGGCTATGGTGAGAGATTTAGGTCTTGATTATAAAAAGATTGATGCATGtccaaatgactgcatgctatATTGGAAAGAGCACGAAAATGAAACATGTTGCCATGAATGTGGAACTTCTCGTTGGATTGAGCCTGCGGTAGTTGAAGGTGACATATCTTCAAAGAAAGCTTACAACATTCCTGCAAAGACATTACGGCACTTTCCCCTAATTCCCAGGCTTCAAAGGCTATTCATGTGCTCAAAGACCGCTAAGAATATGAGTTGGCATCAGGAAGAGTGTAAAAAGGATGGAAAGCTAAGGCATCCTGCCGATGGTCAATCATGGAAAGATTTTGATAACCGACATTCAGAATTCGCCAAGGAACCTCGTAACTTGAGACTTGGTTTGGCGAGTGATGGATTCAATCCGTTTCGAACCATGAGTATATCTCATAGCACATGGCCGGTTATTTTAATGACTTATAACTTGCCACCATGGATGTGCATGAAACAAGAATACTTCATGCTTTCTCTGTTGATCCCGGGACCAAAATCGCCAGGAAATGATATTGACGTGTACCTGCAACCATTGATTGAGGAATTGAAGGAGTTATGGGAACTTGGG TCGGAAGATGTGTTATATGGGTCATCGTATTTTTTTGCCCGAGGAACATCCATGGAGAACTAA